In Lactuca sativa cultivar Salinas chromosome 5, Lsat_Salinas_v11, whole genome shotgun sequence, the DNA window aattatttgtttaattttagagaaaaaacactttaatttttataatttaatattttcttatttttcttataaacttAAACTTgttaaatgtttagaattttatatttaattttttttaaataacccaTATCATACATTTTTCCCATGGCAGACATTCtaaataaaatgtttatatttcACAAAAATATGGTGACAAAATACATCATGTATCATAACTTTTCATTCATGACCTCAGACTTTACCATAAGATTCTGATTCTTCTCCATCTTTATTCAAACCCACTTTAAGAATTCCACCAACACACTTTTACATGTCTTCACCTTCACAATTACCCAAATCCAAAACCCTATTCATTCATTCGTCCAACGGTATAATTAATCCTCTTTATCCTTATTTAATTCCCCATCTGCTTCCTCTTCTTATGTGATTCATTCATTCCATTTTTGTGAACCTTTCAACAATGGTCCATACCCAGAAAATGGGTTTAATTTGGTTCATACCCATTCTCTATCTCCTATTTTCTCCATCTAGTAAGTTTTCAGCTGATCTGGGATCATGACTGTATTTTTGTTTGAGTCGTTTGATTTTGATTGTTTCTGTGATGAACAGGTGCAGAGATTGCAGCTAAACCAGGGGTAAACTATGGGCAACTCGGAAACAACCTCCCTCATCCGAAGAAATCCGTCGAGCTCATCAAATCCCTAAAAGCCGGCCGTGTTAAGATCTACGATGCAAACCCGAAAATCCTTAAGGCACTTGCGAACACCAATATCCAAGTATCGATAATGGTGCCAAATGAAATCATCACAGCTATGGCGCCTAACCAATCACTAGCAGACGAATGGGTCAGGTCCAATGTCGTCCCCTTTTACCCGAAGACCATGATCCGTTACCTTCTCGTCGGCAACGAGATCCTCTCGCAGCCCGATAATGTCACCTGGTTCAATCTAGTTCCGGCGATGCGACGGATCCGGAAGTCATTAGTTTTCTACAAACTCAAAAAAATCAAAGTCGGTACACCTCTGGCCATGGACTGTTTAGAAGCTTCGTTCCCGCCGTCCAGTGGGAAATTCCGGTCAAGTGTATCGGAGTCTGTTATAAAGCCATTGTTACAGTTCATCCACCGGACTAAATCATTTTTCTTCATCGACGTTTACACTTATTTTGCGTGGGTACCCGACCCGGTCAACATTAAGCTCGATTATGCTCTGCTTCAACCGAATGTTTCAACCTACACAGATCCTGTTACCGGGTTGATGTACACTAATTTGTTGGAGCAGATGCTTGATGCTCTTTACTTCGCCATGAAAGACGCCGGGTACCCGGATATCAGATTATTCATCGCGGAAACAGGATGGCCAAACGGCGGCGATATTGACCAAATCGGTGCAAATATCTACAACGCCGCCATCTACAA includes these proteins:
- the LOC111903544 gene encoding probable glucan endo-1,3-beta-glucosidase A6 — its product is MVHTQKMGLIWFIPILYLLFSPSSAEIAAKPGVNYGQLGNNLPHPKKSVELIKSLKAGRVKIYDANPKILKALANTNIQVSIMVPNEIITAMAPNQSLADEWVRSNVVPFYPKTMIRYLLVGNEILSQPDNVTWFNLVPAMRRIRKSLVFYKLKKIKVGTPLAMDCLEASFPPSSGKFRSSVSESVIKPLLQFIHRTKSFFFIDVYTYFAWVPDPVNIKLDYALLQPNVSTYTDPVTGLMYTNLLEQMLDALYFAMKDAGYPDIRLFIAETGWPNGGDIDQIGANIYNAAIYNRNVIKRFTEKPPRGTPLKPFVVLPSFIFALYNENQKTGAGTERHFGLLYPNGTNIYEIDLSGKTALSEFKKPLPVPTNNEPFKGKIWCVAARGANTTALAGALSFACGQGNSTCDPIQRGGKCFKPDSLTWHASYAFSSYWAQFKKSGGSCYFNGLATQTAKNPSFGSCKFPSVTL